From the genome of Aspergillus fumigatus Af293 chromosome 1, whole genome shotgun sequence, one region includes:
- a CDS encoding EXPERA domain-containing protein — MSGQVSSHPYYPLDAHVKDYAPNATSILRLLATSSIAASVLLGGTLALVSFLRPRLSKADRFAILWFVLSGTIHCFFEGYFIIRHDHMASAQDFLGQLWKEYALSDSRYMTSDTLVLCLETMTVLIWGPLCFFVAYLILDQHSLRHPLQLIVCMSHLYGDTLYYATSLYDHYVHGRSYCRPEAYYFWIYYFLMNFIWIVIPFYYLSQSVKTISNAINALQRMSAEEKAR; from the exons ATGAGTGGTCAAGTCTCTTCTCATCCTTATTATCCTTTGGATGCGCATGTCAAGGATTACGCTCCCAATGCGACTTCAATCCTACGCCTTCTCGCTACCTCCAGTATTGCAGCCTCTGTCCTTCTAGGAGGGACTTTGGCTTTGGTCAGCTTCTTACGACCAAGACTGTCAAAGGCAGACCGTTTTGCTATCCTGTGGTTTGTTCTCT CTGGGACAATACATTGCTTTTTTGAAGGCTACTTCATAATCCGCCATGACCACATGGCTTCTGCGCAGGACTTCCTCGGTCAGTTGTGGAAGGAGTATGCGCTATCTGACTCGAGATATATGACATCGGACACCTTGGTTCTGTGCCTGGAGACGATGACAGTG CTCATCTGGGGCCCTCTATGCTTTTTTGTAGCATACCTGATTCTCGACCAACATTCACTCCGTCATCCACTGCAACTGATCGTCTGCATGAGCCATCTGTACGGTGATACATTGTACTATGCCACGAGCTTATACGATCACTATGTCCATGGACGGTCTTACTGTCGACCTGAAGCGTACTACTTTTGGATCTACTACTTTCTCATGAACTTCATCTGGATCGTTATCCCCTTCT ATTACCTTTCTCAGAGTGTCAAGACAATTTCCAATGCCATCAACGCTTTGCAGCGAATGTCTGCAGAAGAAAAGGCTCGATAA
- a CDS encoding DEAD/DEAH box helicase: MVFKPFKPPLIRKQPDLSVSDAPPASGAAEHHEPLAKKQRLDLEITTHSKSLNRSYTPSRKLLQQVINAGSSPSESTTSDDSYGDRYYNVLWRKPSTKKNKTWDGDGIVSARDGYLYLQDISGKDMGRVMHGSQLEAGTILSIGGKEVEIDSEIPRKEYLAGRPFIERKDVTGPVTAPAPPKKTFTHLLGNRSGTSLLTTPCQKNQGGRIGSSALSNLASRPSSTSNAYKRPLLESTVVPAGPVGKPVPRHDPNQPGALVMKRPDSVPKGKQIVDVVVDPILSKHLRQHQREGVQFLYECVMGMRSFNGEGAILADDMGLGKTLQTITLLWTLLKQNPIHESPPVIKKALIVCPVTLINNWRKEFRKWLGNERIGVFVFDDKRKRLTDFTMGRAYSVMIVGYEKLRTVQEGLARGAGVDIIIADEGHRLKTLQNKSGQAIQSLNATKRIILSGTPIQNDLKEFFAAVDLVNPGILGNFKAFVREFEGPIVKSRQPEATKKEIEKGEARNEELRELTSKFMLRRTVDILAKYLPPKTEYVLFCNPTSTQATIYKNVLASPVFQCAIGNSENALQLITILKKLCNSPSLLSPKTGDERPSETITALLSSLPPNLLRHFTPSCSAKIRVLDQLLHNLRTSTSEKIVLVSNYTSTLNLLANLLNSLSLPFLRLDGSTPAQKRQALVEDFNRLPPNRCFAFLLSAKAGGTGLNLIGASRLVLFDVDWNPATDVQAMARIHRDGQKRHCRIYRILLKGSLEEKIWQRQVTKIGLADSVMEHKNSVAQFSRDELKDLFRLDEASRCQTHELLGCDCGGLGQMAGPSSNDTSIPATDAEDSPSSDLSDTDHEFPDIPTLIRASQLNMEEQERRFRSQLRGTYRSENHKCKQGNDSAGDEPAKQSRIRQSLSHYVHIDPGLLSTATDETVMDLQAALDDDDVLLPLLKDEDSRVSFIFKKSSTAEAKGKMHPSPVVVD, translated from the exons ATGGTCTTCAAGCCATTCAAACCTCCTCTGATTAGGAAACAGCCCGACTTATCCGTCTCCGACGCACCCCCGGCAAGCGGTGCCGCTGAACATCACGAACCTCTTGCCAAGAAGCAGCGTCTGGACCTAGAAATCACAACTCATAGTAAATCACTGAACCGATCATACACGCCGAGCCGCAAGCTTCTACAGCAAGTGATCAATGCAGGCAGCTCACCCAGCGAGAGCACGACTAGTGATGATTCATATGGGGACAGATACTACAACGTGCTATG GCGAAAACCGTccacaaagaagaacaagacgTGGGACGGCGACGGCATCGTCTCTGCCCGTGATGGATATCTCTACCTACAGGACATATCAGGGAAGGATATGGGACGGGTGATGCATGGGTCCCAACTTGAAGCAGGAACCATACTCTCGATAGGAGGCAAAGAAGTTGAGATTGACTCGGAGATACCCAGGAAGGAGTATCTAGCCGGCAGGCCTTTCATTGAGAGAAAGGACGTCACTGGCCCCGTTACGGCACCGGCaccgccgaagaagacgTTCACACACTTACTCGGGAACCGAAGCGGTACCTCGCTTCTGACAACCCCATGCCAGAAGAACCAGGGTGGGAGAATAGGCAGCTCGGCCCTATCAAATCTGGCATCTAGACCCAGCTCTACATCCAATGCATACAAGAGGCCGCTACTAGAAAGCACCGTCGTTCCTGCGGGGCCCGTTGGGAAGCCAGTTCCACGCCATGACCCGAACCAACCTGGAGCACTGGTCATGAAGCGACCGGATTCAGTACCCAAGGGGAAGCAAATCGTTGACGTTGTTGTTGATCCGATTCTCTCCAAACACTTGCGACAGCACCAACGCGAGGGCGTCCAATTCCTTTACGAGTGCGTCATGGGAATGCGATCGTTCAACGGAGAAGGCGCTATACTTGCCGATGACATGGGTTTGGGGAAGACTTTGCAAACGATCACGCTGCTCTGGACTCTGCTGAAACAGAATCCGATCCATGAAAGCCCTCCAGTGATCAAGAAAGCACTCATTGTTTGCCCAGTGACATTGATCAACAACTGGAGGAAGGAGTTTCGAAAATGGCTGGGCAACGAGCGCATCGGTGTATTCGTCTTTGATGATAAGAGGAAGCGTTTGACGGACTTCACTATGGGCAGAGCCTATAGCGTCATGATAGTGGGTTACGAGAAGCTTAGAACCGTCCAAGAAGGCCTCGCGAGGGGTGCGGGAGTCGACATTATAATCGCCGACGAGGGCCACAGACTGAAGACGCTCCAGAATAAGAGCGGCCAGGCTATCCAGTCACTGAACGCCACAAAGAGAATCATTCTTTCTGGCACACCAATCCAGAATGACCTGAAGGAATTCTTCGCGGCGGTGGACTTGGTAAATCCAGGTATTTTAGGAAACTTCAAAGCTTTCGTCAGAGAATTTGAAGGGCCTATCGTAAAGAGCAGGCAGCCGGAGGCaaccaagaaggagattgagaaagGCGAAGCTAGAAATGAGGAGCTGCGAGAGCTCACTTCCAAGTTCATGCTACGCAGGACGGTTGACATCCTGGCGAAATATCTGCCGCCGAAAACAGAATATGTCTTGTTCTGCAACCCAACCTCCACACAAGCCACTATCTACAAGAATGTGCTCGCCTCTCCAGTATTCCAGTGTGCCATTGGCAATTCAGAAAACGCCCTGCAGCTTATCACCATTCTTAAAAAGCTCTGCAACAGCCCTTCGCTGCTTTCACCTAAGACTGGTGACGAAAGGCCCAGCGAGACAATCACAGCGCTTTTATCGTCCCTGCCTCCGAATCTCTTACGCCACTTCACCCCTTCATGCAGCGCAAAAATACGTGTACTCGATCAGTTACTCCATAACCTACGCACATCTACTTCAGAGAAGATTGTCCTCGTCTCGAACTACACGTCGACGCTGAACTTGCTTGCAAACCTGCTCAACTCGCTCTCTTTGCCTTTCCTGAGACTAGATGGCTCAACTCCAGCGCAGAAAAGGCAGGCCCTAGTCGAAGATTTCAATCGTCTACCCCCAAATCGTTGTTTCGCTTTTCTCCTCTCCGCAAAAGCAGGAGGTACCGGACTAAATTTGATAGGCGCAAGCCGACTTGTCCTCTTCGACGTGGACTGGAACCCAGCCACCGACGTACAAGCCATGGCGCGGATCCACCGCGACGGCCAAAAGAGGCATTGCCGGATCTACCGCATCTTGCTGAAGGGAAGCCTGGAGGAGAAAATTTGGCAACGCCAGGTAACGAAGATCGGACTGGCGGACAGCGTCATGGAACACAAAAACAGTGTGGCTCAATTCTCAAGGGATGAGCTGAAGGATCTCTTTCGTCTCGACGAGGCGAGTCGCTGTCAGACGCATGAGCTTCTGGGCTGCGACTGCGGTGGATTAGGGCAGATGGCTGGCCCATCGAGCAACGACACCAGCATTCCAGCCACAGATGCGGAGGACTCGCCGTCCAGCGATCTCTCAGACACGGACCATGAATTCCCGGACATTCCCACACTCATCAGAGCGTCCCAGCTCAATatggaagagcaagagcggCGGTTCCGTTCGCAACTGCGTGGTACCTATCGAAGTGAAAACCACAAGTGCAAGCAAGGAAACGATAGCGCTGGCGACGAACCGGCTAAACAAAGCCGAATACGGCAATCTCTCTCCCATTACGTGCATATAGACCCTGGTTTGTTATCAACCGCAACGGATGAAACAGTAATGGATTTGCAGGCTGCActtgatgacgacgacgTCCTTCTTCCCTTACTCAAAGACGAGGATAGCAGAGTCTCGTTCATTTTCAAAAAGTCTAGTACTGCAGAGGCGAAGGGGAAGATGCACCCCTCGCCGGTGGTTGTAGACTAG
- a CDS encoding GPI-anchored transamidase yields MSPHLGLLQVLSFLFLLLASQVVTEHTSNWAVLVSTSRFWFNYRHLANVLSLYRTVKRLGIPDSQIILMLPDDMACNPRNAFPGTVYSNADRAVDLYGDNIEVDYRGYEVTVENFIRLLTDRLDEDVPRSKRLGSDAGSNVLVYMTGHGGDQFLKFQDSEEIGAWDLADAFGQMWEKKRYHELLFMIDTCQANTMYTHFYSPNIIATGSSALDQSSYSHHADNDVGVAVIDRWTYYVLEFLETQVTSANSKATLGDLFDSYDESKIHSQPGVRWDLFPGGEQEGRLRTVVDFFGNVQNVEVEHANATEPGSLKEDLIEIARLVEKWRKRDRDFASLREPLHENKTDAPPSSQFTKARNVAPVRMAAESSWEKRLVGASVLGACAAVWLAGSILGRPSV; encoded by the coding sequence ATGTCGCCTCATCTTGgtctcctccaagtcctcTCCTTCCTATTCCTTCTTCTCGCATCACAGGTAGTGACAGAACACACTTCAAACTGGGCTGTTCTCGTTTCCACGTCTCGATTCTGGTTCAACTACCGCCATCTTGCAAATGTACTCTCACTATATCGCACCGTCAAGCGGCTGGGGATTCCCGATTCGCAGATCATCCTAATGCTACCCGATGACATGGCCTGTAATCCCCGAAACGCGTTTCCAGGGACGGTCTACAGCAATGCCGATCGCGCAGTCGACTTATACGGAGATAACATCGAGGTCGACTACCGAGGCTACGAGGTCACCGTGGAGAACTTTATCCGTCTCTTGACCGACCGACTGGACGAGGACGTGCCGCGGAGCAAACGCCTGGGATCCGACGCTGGAAGCAATGTGCTCGTTTATATGACTGGTCACGGAGGCGATCAGTTCCTCAAGTTCCAAGACTCGGAGGAGATTGGAGCCTGGGACCTGGCGGATGCGTTTGGCCAGATGtgggagaagaagcgctATCATGAGCTGCTATTCATGATTGACACTTGCCAGGCTAATACTATGTACACCCACTTCTACTCGCCAAATATTATTGCGACAGGATCCAGTGCGCTGGATCAGTCCTCCTACTCTCATCATGCGGATAACGATGTCGGTGTGGCGGTGATCGACCGTTGGACATACTATGTGCTGGAGTTCTTAGAAACTCAGGTGACAAGTGCCAATTCAAAGGCAACGCTGGGAGATTTGTTCGACTCGTACGACGAGTCGAAGATTCATTCGCAACCAGGCGTTCGGTGGGACCTCTTTCCCGGCGGGGAGCAGGAGGGCCGCCTGAGAACTGTGGTGGACTTCTTCGGTAATGTTCAAAATGTCGAAGTTGAGCATGCAAATGCCACTGAGCCCGGATCTTTGAAGGAGGATCTCATTGAGATCGCTCGACTGGTTGAAAAATGGCGCAAGCGTGATCGGGACTTTGCGTCTCTCAGAGAGCCGCTTCATGAAAACAAAACTGATGCACCTCCCTCCTCTCAATTCACAAAGGCCCGAAATGTCGCGCCTGTACGCATGGCAGCTGAATCTTCATGGGAAAAGCGGCTCGTTGGAGCATCAGTTCTGGGCGCATGCGCTGCTGTCTGGCTCGCTGGATCGATATTGGGCAGGCCCTCAGTCTAA
- a CDS encoding alpha-amylase, translating to MLSFFSSCLPTKRKEWRKWNEIEEEASRLDQFPSWDAPDNLLLMQTFEWHMPADQAHWRRLRHILPSLKEIGVDNIWIPPGCKGMDPCGNGYDVYDLYDLGEFDQKGSRATKWGTKEELLELTAAARDLGIGVHWDAVLNHKAGADFTERFLAVQVDPERRNVEISRPKEIEGWVGFDFKGRGDCYSSMKYRWYHFSGVDWDESQKKNAIYKIVGPNKDWANDVSHEFGNYDYLMFANLDYSNAEVRRDLLNWGEWIGTRLPLSGMRLDAAKHMSAAFQRDFVDHVRKTQGPDFFVVSEYWRCDLKELLHFLEIMEHRVHLYDAVLVDRFSKISLTPEADLRGILDGTLVQSKPQHAITFVMTHDTQPGQMLEVPVASFFKPLAYALILLQNKGQPCIFWGDLYGIRGGKHPTKRSCGGRLPILTKARKLYAYGEQRDYFDERNCIGFIRYGNRRHPSGLACIMSNAGPSQKRMFVGQQHAGEQWTDILEWHSGTVTIDRRGYGIFPVSKVSVSVWVNARAEGRESLKSHFDTDVYKYGRS from the exons atgctttcttttttttctagCTGCCTCCCAACCAAAAGAAAGGAATGGCGGAAATGGAATGAAATCGAAG AGGAAGCGAGTCGTCTGGATCAGTTCCCGTCCTGGGATGCACCAGACAATCTCCTTCTGATGCAAACCTTTGAATGGCATATGCCAGCTGACCAAGCTCACTGGCGCCGTCTACGGCATATTCTACCGAGTCTCAAGGAGATCGGTGTCGACAACATATGGATACCTCCAGGATGCAAGGGGATGGATCCTTGTGGAAATGGCTACGATGTATATGATCTGTACGACTTGGGCGAATTTGACCAGAAAGGATCACGAGCGACGAAATGGGGAACCAAGGAAGAGCTCCTGGAGCTCACCGCAGCCGCTCGAGATCTCGGTATTGGCGTTCATTGGGATGCTGTTCTCAACCATAAAGCAGGCGCAGATTTTACAGAACGATTTCTGGCTGTCCAAGTAGACCCGGAAA GACGGAATGTTGAGATCTCACGTCCAAAAGAGATCGAGGGCTGGGTGGGGTTCGATTTCAAGGGCCGTGGCGACTGCTATAGCTCGATGAAATATCGGTGGTATCATTTCAGTGGCGTCGATTGGGACGAatcacagaagaagaatgcgaTCTACAAGATTGTAGGGCCGAACAAGGATTGGGCTAACGATGTCAGTCACGAGTTCGGCAACTACGATTATCTGATGTTCGCAAATCTGGATTACTCCAATGCAGAAGTCAGAAGGGATCTTCTTAACTGGGGCGAATGGATCGGCACTCGACTGCCTCTCAGTGGTATGAGACTAGACGCTGCGAAACACATGTCGGCTGCTTTCCAGAGGGACTTTGTCGATCATGTTCGGAAGACTCAGGGACCTGATTTCTTTGTAGTCTCGGAATACTGGCGTTGTGATCTCAAAGAACTTCTGCATTTCCTGGAGATAATGGAACACCGAGTTCATCTCTATGATGCGGTATTGGTTGACCGATTCTCGAAAATCTCCCTGACCCCCGAAGCGGACCTGCGGGGAATTCTCGATGGTACATTAGTTCAGAGCAAACCTCAACATGCCATT ACGTTCGTCATGACTCATGATACG CAACCAGGCCAAATGTTAGAG GTGCCGGTCGCATCTTTCTTCAAGCCATTAGCATACGCTCTGATCCTACTACAAAATAAAGGACAACCCTGTATCTTCTGGGGTGATCTTTACGGGATCAGGGGAGGCAAGCATCCAACAAAGCGTTCGTGCGGCGGCAGGCTTCCGATTCTCACAAAAGCCCGGAAGCTCTACGCATACGGAGAGCAGCGGGATTATTTCGACGAGAGAAACTGCATCG GATTTATTCGTTATGGCAACCGGCGGCATCCCTCGGGTTTAGCTTGTATCATGAGCAACGCCGGCCCATCGCAGAAGCGCATGTTCGTTGGTCAGCAGCATGCAGGAGAGCAATGGACGGATATTCTCGAGTGGCACTCCGGAACGGTCACGATTGACCGTCGAGGATACGGCATATTTCCCGTATCGAAGGTGAGTGTCAGTGTGTGGGTGAATGCCAGggcagaaggaagagagagccTCAAAAGTCACTT TGATACGGATGTGTACAAATATGGACGCTCTTGA
- a CDS encoding putative mitochondrial phosphate carrier protein (Mir1), with amino-acid sequence MSAAAPTTGSPKIDAVVEKVAPATPQMSGFQLYSRFAFAGAVCCSVTHGALTPVDVVKTRIQLDPVTYNRGMIGGFRQVIANEGAGALLTGFGPTAAGYFLQGAFKFGGYEFFKQQFINQLGYETASNNRTAVYLASSAAAEFFADIALCPLEATRIRLVSEPTFASGLMSGFGKILKNEGIGAFYSGFGPILFKQIPYTMAKFVVYEKVVEAVYRKVDKNTISDGAKTGINLGSGLIAGFAAALVSQPADTMLSVINKTQGAPGESTVSRLVKIAKDLGIRGSYAGIGTRLFMVGSITAGQFAIYGDIKRVLGATGGVEIGK; translated from the exons ATGTCCGCCGCTGCTCCCACTACCGGCTCTCCCAAGATCGACGCCGTCGTCGAGAAGGTGGCTCCTGCCACCCCTCAGATGAGCGGCTTCCAGCTCTACTCCAGATTCGCCTTCGCTGGTGCTGTCTGCTGCTCCGTCACTCACGGAGCCCTCACCCCTGTCGATGT CGTCAAGACCAGAATCCAGCTTGACCCTGTCACCTACAACCGTGGTATGATTGGTGGCTTCAGACAGGTCATTGCCAACGAGGGTGCTGGCGCTCTCCTCACCGGTTTCGGTCCTACTGCTGCCGGTTACTTCCTTCAGGGTGCTTTCAAGTTCGGCGGTTATGAGTTCTTCAAGCAGCAGTTTATCAACCAGCTCGGTTACGAGACTGCTTCCAACAACAGAACCGCTGTCTACCTCGCTTCCTCCGCTGCCGCCGAATTCTTCGCTGATATCGCCCTGTGCCCTCTTGAGGCGACTCGTATTCGTCTCGTCTCTGAGCCTACCTTCGCTAGCGGTCTCATGAGCGGCTTCGgcaagatcctcaagaacGAGGGTATCGGTGCTTTCTACTCTGGTTTCGGTCCTATCCTCTTCAAGCA GATCCCCTACACCATGGCCAAGTTCGTCGTCTACGAGAAGGTTGTCGAGGCTGTTTACCGCAAGGTCGACAAGAACACCATTTCCGATGGTGCTAAGACTGGTATCAACCTTGGCTCTGGTCTCATTGCCGGTTTCGCTGCCGCCCTTGTTTCTCAACCCGCCGACACCATGCTCAGTGTGATCAACAAGACTCAGGGCGCTCCTGGTGAGAGCACTGTCTCCCGTCTTGTCAAGATCGCCAAGGACCTTGGTATCCGTGGCAGCTACGCTGGTATCGGTACCCG TCTTTTCATGGTTGGTTCCATCACTGCCGGTCAGTTCGCCATCTACGGTGACATCAAGCGTGTCCTCGGTGCCACCGGCGGTGTCGAGATTGGCAAATAA
- a CDS encoding Hsp70 family protein produces the protein MDLMSSRFKSFGFKRNKNNSSVSVSATQVASPSPSTHTLVAPPSTATSPSSPPSGHSSSSTSLPMNNQNTLGRPPSYTYNTAGRPTSPMPPGQQLAHHPPPLNTNVQYGHQPVQPVGAPPGYPLQQPVPHGIPPSLPQPQYNVRNPAVEVEGAGRSKAQLIVGIDFGTTFSGVAFAFATNNEAREDIITEWPGAGTHTKQKIPTVLYYDQYQKVVGWGPDIAEALAPTGYPKTGVQKVEWFKLQLMLSGNTYIDPINLPPLPPGKSEIDVAADYLFKLRQAMRAQLQKTLGEVFTREERNIRYYLTVPAIWNDAGKAATRAAALQAGFLRDENDNRLTLISEPEAAALFCAKTGLLQLKVGDAILIVDCGGGTVDLIAYEVEEEQPFSVAECTAGSGDSCGSTALNRNFSNILRAKIRKMKLPDGSRTAGKVYAKCIMDFENRIKADFRNNGQKWAVDVGIEADFPEANIEEGYMTFTNEEILQCFEPVVNRILELVRNQIIAIQAQNRSLQNVLVVGGFGASEYLFQQIKLHVPPQYQSKVVRPMDSVAAIVKGAVTAGITERVITHRVARRHYLMATLQPFKEGYHPEQYRVPSLDGRDRCKYTRQIFVQKGERVKIGEPVKVSFFRQVAPGATLMYEDILYACDEDVCPEYTKDPRIKEVVTLTSDLSRKNLETDFERMDTPQGTFYRVYFDIYLTLDGSEFSAELVCQGEVMGRCRAKFR, from the exons ATGGACCTGATGAGCTCACGATTTAAATCCTTCGGCTTCAAACGCAATAAGAACAACAGTAGCGTCTCCGTCTCCGCTACCCAAGTCGCCAGTCCTAGCCCGTCCACCCACACTCTCGTCGCCCCGCCTTCAACCGCCACCTCCCCCAGCTCTCCGCCTTCTGGCCATAGTTCCTCATCGACCAGTCTCCCCATGAACAATCAGAATACCTTGGGTCGCCCTCCGAGTTATACTTACAACACCGCGGGCCGGCCAACCAGCCCCATGCCGCCCGGCCAACAGTTGGCTCATCACCCACCCCCATTAAACACCAACGTGCAGTACGGCCATCAGCCTGTCCAGCCCGTGGGCGCTCCGCCTGGGTATCCGTTGCAGCAACCTGTTCCACATGGAATCCCTCCTTCGTTGCCGCAGCCTCAGTATAACGTACGGAATCCCGCGGTCGAAGTCGAGGGTGCTGGTCGGAGCAAGGCACAGCTGATTGTTGGTATTGACTTTGGTACAACATTCTCCGGTGTCGCGTTCGCCTTTGCGACCAACAATGAGGCTCGCGAAGATATCATCACAGAATGGCCTGGGGCAGGAACGCATACCAAGCAGAAG ATTCCCACCGTCTTGTACTACGATCAATATCAGAAGGTGGTAGGCTGGGGCCCGGACATTGCGGAGGCTCTGGCACCCACTGGATACCCGAAGACCGGCGTGCAAAAGGTCGAATGGTTCAAACTACAGCTCATGCTCTCCGGCAATACTTATATCGACCCCATCAACCtaccgcctcttcctcccgGCAAATCAGAAATTGATGTTGCTGCCGATTACCTCTTTAAGTTGCGACAAGCGATGCGGGCGCAATTACAGAAGACTCTTGGTGAGGTGTTCACTCGAGAAGAGCGTAATATCCGATACTATCTCACCGTGCCTGCGATCTGGAATGATGCAGGGAAGGCAGCGACCAGGGCGGCGGCCCTGCAGGCCGGATTTCTGCGCGACGAGAACGATAATCGCTTGACGTTGATCTCGGAGCCCGAGGCTGCCGCACTGTTCTGCGCGAAGACCGGTCTGCTTCAGCTCAAAGTCGGGGATGCGATCCTGATTGTGGACTGCGGTGGAGGAACGGTGGATCTGATTGCGTACGAGGTCGAAGAGGAGCAGCCCTTCAGCGTGGCGGAGTGTACAGCGGGATCGGGCGATTCCTGCGGTTCGACGGCTCTGAACCGGAATTTCAGCAACATTTTGCGGGCCAAGATTCGCAAGATGAAGTTGCCCGACGGTTCGAGAACCGCGGGCAAGGTGTATGCAAAGTGCATTATGGACTTTGAGAACCGCATCAAAGCCGATTTCCGCAACAATGGCCAGAAGTGGGCTGTGGATGTTGGTATCGAAGCAGACTTCCCCGAGGCTAATATCGAAGAAGGGTACATGACATTTACCAATGAGGAAATCCTTCAATGCTTCGAGCCTGTCGTCAACCGCATTCTCGAGTTGGTTCGGAACCAGATCATCGCGATTCAAGCGCAGAATCGATCGCTTCAG AACGTTCTTGTGGTTGGTGGATTCGGTGCCTCGGAATATCTGTTCCAGCAGATCAAGCTCCATGTACCGCCTCAGTATCAGTCCAAGGTGGTGCGACCCATGGACTCGGTTGCCGCGATTGTCAAAGGAGCTGTGACCGCAGGTATCACGGAACGAGTGATCACCCACCGAGTGGCACGTCGGCACTACCTGATGGCCACTCTCCAGCCGTTCAAGGAAGGCTATCACCCAGAACAGTACCGTGTTCCCAGTCTGGACGGCAGAGACCGGTGCAAGTACACGCGACAGATCTTTGTCCAAAAGGGTGAGCGAGTCAAAATCGGCGAACCGGTCAAGGTCAGCTTCTTCCGACAGGTGGCGCCGGGCGCGACACTAATGTACGAGGACATTCTGTACGCTTGTGACGAGGATGTCTGTCCAGAGTACACCAAGGATCCGC GCATCAAAGAGGTTGTAACCCTGACATCGGACCTATCGCGCAAGAATCTCGAGACCGACTTTGAGCGCATGGACACACCACAGGGCACATTCTACCGAGTATACTTCGACATCTACCTGACCCTCGATGGTAGCGAGTTCAGTGCCGAGCTGGTTTGCCAGGGTGAAGTTATGGGCCGATGCCGAGCCAAATTCCGGTAG
- a CDS encoding heme-dependent oxidative N-demethylase family protein yields MNSLSWAVFFILLIPLLVIRLRKALASYFQKPAQHAGCTDVKRMAPYPAQPIRGRERYRVMMDIRKLDVENWLTVDKNYMDEHLVRSRLLQEEREQVLQCLPESYDACLEALEEVVEFLCQRFPHIFERKQSGNESTIHNRMTGETFVFGGENKQVDPLEIAVRLTMEDLSILMQNADGEYYLAASASLFPVGWTVKERIGWTISQLHNPVPLWHQQVASSVSKFLARLTPTSPMERSNYFVEVKRPDETLFEILYRPTTLSEDNPDPAPEDIVIRRERQTFRRLPKTGTIVFGVKTFLTTLDELPMQELQNLAKETKSWPDYVGEYKGREIWGPKVLEFCENRTRSFSQQLESEKLDV; encoded by the exons ATGAATAGCTTGTCGTGGgccgtcttcttcatcctccttatACCCCTTCTTGTCATCAGACTACGAAAAGCGCTGGCCTCATATTTTCAGAAACCAGCCCAGCATGCAGGCTGCACTGATGTCAAGCGCATGGCGCCATACCCAGCCCAACCCATCAGAGGAAGGGAGCGATACCGGGTCATGATGGACATCCGGAAGCTGGACGTGGAGAACTGGCTCACAGTCGACAAGAACTACATGGACGAGCATCTTGTGCGGAGTCGACTGCTgcaggaggaaagggaaCAGGTTCTCCAATGTCTGCCAGAGTCGTACGATGCTTGTCTCGAAGCGCTGGAGGAAGTGGTTGAGTTTCTTTGCCAGCGATTTCCGCACATATTTGAGCGGAAGCAGTCCGGGAACGAGTCGACCATCCACAATCGAATGACGGGGGAAACTTTCGTCTTCGGGGGGGAGAACAAACAGGTGGATCCTCTGGAAATCGCCGTCCGGCTCACCATGGAGGATTTGAGCATCCTGATGCAAAACGCCGACGGCGAATATTACTT AGCCGCCAGTGCCAGTCTCTTCCCTGTTGGCTGGACAGTCAAGGAACGCATCGGTTGGACAATCTCCCAGCTTCACAATCCTGTGCCTCTGTGGCACCAGCAGGTTGCTAGTTCTGTTAGCAA ATTCCTCGCTCGTCTCACACCCACTTCTCCAATGGAGCGATCCAACTACTTCGTCGAGGTCAAGCGACCAGATGAGACTCTCTTCGAGATTCTCTATCGCCCAACGACCCTCTCGGAAGACAACCCCGACCCGGCACCAGAAGACATCGTCATCCGCCGCGAGCGCCAGACTTTCCGCCGCCTACCGAAAACAGGCACCATCGTCTTCGGCGTCAAGACCTTCCTAACGACGCTCGACGAGCTGCCCATGCAGGAACTCCAGAATCTCGCGAAGGAGACCAAGAGTTGGCCCGACTACGTGGGCGAGTACAAGGGCCGCGAAATCTGGGGGCCCAAGGTCCTCGAATTCTGCGAGAACCGTACGCGATCATTTTCACAGCAGCTTGAGTCGGAGAAACTGGACGTATAA